From a region of the Oceanispirochaeta sp. genome:
- a CDS encoding sensor histidine kinase encodes MQNELYGLIKSYENNLIKIYTESSFITDLTVPLPLEDIRDKYDSFAYHLALNFFEPKYNVGAIYLYNHDDELISSYRFANTPRYNYPENIFDDAKQNNADTVLNYVHSSNKTMLVSSYFNESSSRNIIRFVLNIYSSRNMEKIGYIVCDVNTNSFTQIIRKYVYSPDQFVWLQPSGDRPLLQFGELSDLMTPFYNETSSRISAGSIQLEESHVVKGSVFMNLPQEKYDLISFSLTAQYLLEESQIILRKNMLIIAFLITLIATIAVVFLSSFITTPLKLIVGNLEKIRDGETRIRLDIRKKDEIGLLAQTINEMLDQIQKLVAQEYHLEMLLKQAEYRTLQAQVNPHFLYNSLDTMSGIAASQNCKQVSLLCNALSNVFRYSIDMKDPLSTIDKEILHIKNYMYIMNTRTKNSIELEIQLMQDLMNIKIPRLTLQPIVENSVNHGLKNKRGIKKIYIKAVWENDDVILTITDNGVGMDTERIQGQLSVDPERTLGLKSSIGLSNIHSRIYMLFGPSYGVSLSSKFGEGSTVSLRIPQNMKDSRLI; translated from the coding sequence ATGCAGAATGAATTGTACGGTTTAATAAAATCCTATGAAAACAATCTTATAAAAATTTACACCGAATCCAGTTTTATCACCGATTTGACAGTACCCCTTCCTCTGGAAGATATCAGGGACAAATATGATAGTTTTGCCTATCATTTAGCTCTGAATTTTTTTGAACCAAAATACAATGTGGGTGCCATATATCTTTATAATCATGATGATGAATTGATATCAAGTTACCGTTTTGCCAATACTCCCAGGTATAATTATCCCGAAAATATATTTGATGACGCAAAACAAAATAATGCAGACACTGTTTTAAATTATGTTCATTCCAGTAATAAAACAATGCTGGTCTCCAGCTACTTCAACGAAAGCAGTTCCCGGAATATTATTCGTTTTGTATTGAATATCTACTCCAGTAGAAATATGGAAAAAATTGGGTACATCGTTTGCGACGTGAATACCAATAGTTTTACTCAAATTATCAGAAAATACGTCTATTCTCCCGATCAATTTGTCTGGCTGCAGCCATCAGGAGATCGGCCTCTGCTTCAGTTCGGAGAATTAAGCGATCTTATGACTCCCTTTTACAATGAAACCTCGAGCCGCATTTCAGCCGGAAGTATTCAGTTGGAAGAGTCCCACGTCGTTAAGGGAAGTGTTTTTATGAACCTGCCTCAGGAAAAATATGATCTGATTTCCTTCTCTTTGACAGCTCAATATCTTTTAGAAGAGAGCCAGATCATCCTGAGGAAAAATATGCTGATCATTGCCTTTTTGATTACCCTTATTGCCACTATCGCTGTTGTGTTTCTGTCCAGCTTTATTACAACCCCCTTGAAGTTGATTGTCGGGAATCTGGAGAAAATAAGAGACGGAGAAACCAGAATCAGGCTGGATATCAGGAAAAAAGATGAGATCGGGCTTTTAGCACAGACAATCAATGAGATGCTGGATCAGATCCAGAAATTGGTAGCACAGGAATATCATCTGGAAATGCTCCTCAAGCAGGCGGAATACAGAACATTACAGGCTCAGGTAAATCCGCACTTTCTGTATAATTCTTTGGATACCATGAGTGGAATCGCCGCTTCTCAAAATTGTAAACAGGTCAGTCTTCTGTGTAATGCTCTTTCCAACGTATTCAGATACAGCATTGATATGAAGGACCCTTTATCAACCATTGATAAAGAGATCCTTCATATCAAAAACTATATGTACATCATGAATACAAGAACAAAGAACAGCATAGAGCTTGAAATCCAGTTGATGCAGGACCTCATGAACATAAAAATTCCCAGATTAACCCTTCAACCCATTGTTGAGAACTCGGTTAATCATGGATTAAAGAACAAACGGGGTATCAAGAAGATTTATATAAAAGCTGTTTGGGAAAATGATGATGTTATCCTGACCATTACAGACAATGGAGTTGGAATGGATACCGAAAGAATCCAGGGGCAACTGTCAGTCGATCCGGAAAGGACTCTTGGATTGAAATCCTCCATTGGTCTGTCCAATATTCACTCCAGAATCTACATGCTTTTTGGACCATCTTATGGCGTATCTCTCTCTAGTAAATTCGGCGAAGGCAGTACCGTTTCTTTACGAATCCCCCAAAATATGAAGGATTCCCGACTGATATGA
- a CDS encoding response regulator gives MKNEMLKLLIVDDEPWNFENLKTMIRWKDLSIEILRPARDGEEALRIFHDEEPDIILTDINMPFINGNELIKQVKAKCSKVQTIVVSGYDDFSYVREALLHGAIDYLLKPVTKKALLDVINKAITVIGDNSKDEDEKAKTHDKLLQASSFISDGEYSQLLKDITFSEKHTLLSHLELEYSMYTFVLFRLIDFNLISRKSEIPLYKMAYNVKKEIEGFSGKSKTLVFNNIYSRNDFILITNTDRKGIEDMYGIVPGVLKKRFGTRIRMFISQSYFSFDKIYNIYSEACLTLSLRHVNDIKAVYTLETTRTVNIKKRITSEQVRHLTFAIQSKNKGLVREIIFNEMGFNKKSLPHWLILEVSQSIEYLTGIFMHNFQTEAGIILSIENFNYLLNAALNSEDFDEMCSLLAQLLDDILPLHQNIGSSASMAKTITCVCEYIDEYYFRNISLSSLASIFSIERSYLCRSFKAYTGENLMLSIAKKRIQKAQEYIKQSVLSHDSLTQKELNLTEISDLVGYEEYSYFNRVFRKITGLSPSDYRAGFKEESEICAE, from the coding sequence ATGAAAAATGAAATGCTGAAATTACTGATAGTCGATGATGAACCCTGGAATTTTGAAAATCTTAAAACAATGATCCGTTGGAAGGATCTGTCCATTGAGATACTGAGACCCGCAAGAGATGGTGAAGAAGCCTTGAGGATCTTTCATGATGAAGAGCCGGATATTATCCTGACCGATATCAATATGCCTTTTATAAATGGAAATGAATTGATAAAACAAGTGAAGGCTAAATGTTCTAAAGTTCAAACCATTGTTGTCAGCGGATATGACGATTTTTCCTATGTCCGTGAAGCACTCCTACACGGGGCTATAGATTATTTGCTGAAACCGGTCACAAAAAAAGCCCTCCTTGACGTCATCAATAAGGCTATTACGGTCATTGGGGACAACAGCAAGGACGAAGACGAAAAAGCAAAGACTCATGATAAACTTCTGCAGGCCTCCTCTTTCATCTCCGATGGTGAGTACAGCCAGCTTTTAAAAGATATTACATTTTCGGAAAAACATACTCTTCTCTCCCATTTGGAACTTGAATACTCCATGTACACCTTTGTCCTTTTCAGACTCATCGATTTTAATCTTATATCCCGTAAGAGTGAAATTCCATTGTATAAAATGGCCTACAATGTAAAAAAGGAAATCGAAGGGTTTTCGGGAAAATCTAAAACATTGGTCTTTAATAATATTTACTCCAGAAATGACTTTATTCTTATTACGAATACTGATCGTAAAGGAATAGAGGATATGTACGGGATAGTTCCAGGTGTTCTGAAAAAAAGATTTGGTACCAGAATCAGGATGTTTATAAGTCAATCCTATTTTTCTTTTGATAAGATATACAATATCTATTCAGAAGCATGCCTCACCCTGTCATTAAGGCACGTCAATGATATAAAAGCTGTTTATACCCTGGAAACAACCAGGACTGTCAACATCAAAAAACGAATAACCTCAGAACAAGTGCGGCATTTAACCTTTGCTATTCAATCAAAAAATAAGGGGCTTGTCCGTGAAATCATCTTTAACGAAATGGGGTTCAATAAAAAAAGTCTGCCGCATTGGCTCATTCTGGAAGTCAGTCAATCCATAGAGTATTTGACAGGTATTTTTATGCACAATTTTCAAACTGAAGCGGGTATCATCCTATCGATAGAAAATTTTAACTATCTACTGAATGCCGCCTTGAATTCTGAAGACTTCGATGAAATGTGCAGTCTCCTTGCACAATTACTGGATGATATACTTCCCCTCCATCAGAATATAGGGAGCAGTGCCTCCATGGCAAAGACCATAACATGTGTTTGTGAATATATTGATGAATATTATTTCAGGAACATTTCATTAAGTTCCCTGGCCAGTATCTTCTCCATAGAGCGTTCCTATTTATGCAGGTCCTTTAAAGCCTATACCGGCGAAAATCTTATGTTATCTATAGCCAAGAAAAGAATTCAGAAAGCTCAGGAATATATAAAACAATCTGTACTCTCTCATGACAGTTTAACCCAGAAAGAGCTGAACCTGACGGAAATATCAGACCTGGTAGGTTATGAAGAATATTCATACTTCAATAGAGTATTTAGAAAAATTACCGGTTTGAGTCCCAGCGACTATCGCGCCGGTTTTAAAGAGGAGTCAGAAATATGCGCAGAATAA